One segment of Coffea arabica cultivar ET-39 chromosome 7c, Coffea Arabica ET-39 HiFi, whole genome shotgun sequence DNA contains the following:
- the LOC140010130 gene encoding uncharacterized protein: protein MAETKSVITSDVVPVMSKITDHKLNNSNYLDWSKTVHLYLRSIDKDNHLTDDPPKDGSRQTWLREDARLFLQIRNSIDSEVISLINHCEFVKELMEYLEFLYSGKGNISRIYEVCQAFYRAEKQDKSIMTYFMDFKKTYEELNLLLPFSSDVKVQQTQREQIAIMSFLAGLSPEFEAAKSQILSSPKISFLQDVFSRVLRTENTQSVQSSSALVGLGKQQYKGGGKGIDTRGQNAEVVVCYYCQKPGHMKRDCKKLQYRNQRTQSAHIASTNDAINHEKSITISADEFAKFSQYQESLKSSSTPVTAIAELGKPNTCLVSSSSKWVIDSGATDHMTQII from the coding sequence ATGGCAGAAACGAAATCTGTCATTACGTCTGATGTGGTTCCTGTGATGTCTAAGATCACGGACCACAAACTCAACAATTCTAACTATCTTGATTGGAGCAAAACGGTTCATCTTTATCTGCGAAGCATTGATAAAGACAATCATCTGACTGATGATCCTCCAAAAGATGGTTCAAGACAGACATGGCTAAGGGAAGATGCTAGATTGTTCCTGCAAATACGGAATTCTATTGACAGTGAGGTAATTAGCTTAATTAATCACTGTGAATTTGTTAAGGAGTTAATGGAGTATTTAGAATTTTTGTATTCTGGTAAAGGGAATATTTCTCGCATATATGAGGTGTGTCAAGCCTTTTATCGTGCAGAGAAACAAGATAAGTCTATCATGACttattttatggattttaagAAAACTTATGAGGAGCTTAATCTGTTGTTACCGTTTAGTTCTGATGTGAAAGTTCAGCAAACTCAACGGGAACAGATAGCAATTATGAGTTTTTTGGCTGGTCTTTCACCTGAATTTGAAGCTGCTAAATCTCAGATTCTTTCTAGTCCTAAGATCTCATTCTTGCAAGATGTGTTTAGTAGGGTGCTTCGTACAGAGAATACCCAGTCTGTTCAGTCCAGCAGTGCTCTTGTTGGTCTTGGAAAACAGCAATACAAAGGTGGTGGTAAAGGAATTGACACTCGGGGACAGAATGCAGAAGTGGTTGTGTGTTACTATTGTCAAAAGCCGGGCCATATGAAGCGTGATTGTAAGAAATTGCAGTACAGGAACCAGAGAACTCAATCCGCACATATCGCTTCTACCAATGACGCTATTAATCATGAAAAATCTATTACGATCTCTGCAGATGAATTTGCTAAATTTTCTCAGTATCAAGAATCATTAAAGTCTTCATCTACTCCCGTAACTGCCATCGCTGAGTTAGGTAAACCAAACACATGCCTTGTGTCCTCGTCCTCCAAATGGGTAATTGATTCTGGTGCCACAGATCATATGACACAGATCATATGA